One Solanum lycopersicum chromosome 4, SLM_r2.1 DNA window includes the following coding sequences:
- the LOC101264313 gene encoding glyceraldehyde-3-phosphate dehydrogenase 2, cytosolic-like, translating into MTRSTQLFCSSKVFYSSMTLLLNNSYAPPLLSFSGRKLSKKKTTYPWESFTSSLVVLLSCQFVGFVLDSLNVLLAVFDFPNFNQLFIIYEGGARKVVISAPSKDAPMFVVGVNEKEYKPDFNIVSNASCTTNCLAPLAKVIHDRFGIVEGLMTTVHSITATRKTVDGPSAKDWSRGRA; encoded by the exons ATGACACGTAGCACACAACTTTTTTGCAGCTCTAAAGTTTTCTACTCTTCCATGACCCTACTGTTGAATAATTCATATGCACCTCCTCTCCTTTCTTTCTCCGGTAGAAAGCTTTCTAAAAAAAAGACAACATATCCATGGGAGTCCTTTACCTCTTCTTTGGTTGTGTTGTTGTCTTGTCAATTTGTCGGTTTTGTTTTGGACTCTCTCAA TGTTCTTTTGGCAGTTTTTGATTTTCCCAACTTTAATCAACTTTTCATCATCTATGAG GGTGGTGCTAGGAAAGTAGTCATTTCTGCTCCTAGCAAGGATGCACCTATGTTTGTTGTTGGTGTCAATGAAAAGGAATACAAGCCAGACTTCAACATCGTTTCTAATGCTAGCTGTACTACTAACTGCCTTGCACCTCTGGCAAAg GTTATTCATGACAGGTTTGGAATCGTTGAGGGTCTTATGACTACAGTTCACTCCATAACCG cCACCAGGAAAACTGTTGATGGACCATCAGCTAAGGACTGGAGTAGAGGAAGAGCATAA